The Amblyomma americanum isolate KBUSLIRL-KWMA chromosome 6, ASM5285725v1, whole genome shotgun sequence genome has a window encoding:
- the LOC144093678 gene encoding uncharacterized protein LOC144093678, protein MAKGLPMCVAREMQGGEISKEACTDWSNYVREVCCKELQRAPPMGGPGEEIQVDECLMRGRRKYNRGRLLAGDNVPPHRQNNYGGVVDRGPWIFGMVSVATKELRLFSVQRRDAATLGTIIAANVLPGTTISSDEWAAYRCVPGLVDGNGVSMGLSQKTVNHSTNFVDPATGTHTQHIEGCWQKMKTQLIRSGYKLTPELTESYLGWVWWQSLNGRQRCSDPFLRLVEAIARHYPM, encoded by the coding sequence ATGGCGAAAGGGTTGCCCATGTGTGTCGCCAGGGAGATGCAAGGTGGAGAAATAAGCAAGGAAGCTTGCACAGACTGGAGCAATTACGTCCGGGAGGTGTGCTGCAAGGAGCTCCAGCGAGCTCCTCCGATGGGTGGTCCCGGAGAAGAGATTCAGGTTGACGAGTGCCTGATGAGGGGTAGGCGCAAATACAACCGCGGCCGGCTTTTGGCCGGCGACAACGTGCCGCCTCACCGCCAAAATAACTACGGCGGCGTTGTCGACCGGGGGCCGTGGATTTTTGGTATGGTTTCTGTGGCCACGAAAGAGCTGCGCCTCTTCAGTGTACAACGAAGAGACGCGGCAACCCTGGGCACCATCATCGCTGCCAACGTTCTCCCAGGGACCACCATCAGCAGCGACGAGTGGGCCGCTTACCGCTGCGTGCCAGGACTGGTTGACGGGAACGGCGTCTCCATGGGCCTGTCACAAAAGACCGTGAACCACTCCACGAACTTTGTGGACCCCGCAACCGGCACCCACACGCAGCACATTGAGGGTTGCTGGCAGAAGATGAAGACCCAGCTCATAAGGAGTGGGTACAAGCTCACCCCAGAACTCACCGAGTCTTACCTCGGGTGGGTGTGGTGGCAGTCACTCAACGGAAGGCAGCGCTGCAGCGACCCCTTCTTGCGACTCGTGGAGGCCATTGCACGGCACTACCCAATGTGA